The following are encoded together in the Lathyrus oleraceus cultivar Zhongwan6 chromosome 3, CAAS_Psat_ZW6_1.0, whole genome shotgun sequence genome:
- the LOC127131670 gene encoding uncharacterized protein LOC127131670, with translation MSQHQDTSTSKNTKFTQKVSAPPMDIPDDEILDVVPLSVIPCEAIDLNQPIDASASACTSQGNISSIPSGLTPATNSKEDIHHTDRVIRNLVTRIDGSSDDQEESLLHRLKPSVAKRMKTRKGRSVAELMSARKAKKTVGIGPSKSWSKVEVKKRKDGAAKWKFVIQRRVVVERELGKDVVDVKEVMDLIKEFIVNIPEDIADKNNKEFCKVFVRGRKIEGAGELEVTNNEVCREITARQVKGGPIKKHLPTGKLTVKYDILHKIGAANWHASTNAVKLPIAFPYMICGIILNQHPGILCSNDLPSRRKPALSVHYKLFKGIRVEDIVMTSSMKKPASKVGTIVELKETCKELGEGIRVATARKKSLEALIASLEQDEGENIENDNVNHEEEAEAHTSSERSGNNDDTSGNYVSGANEALAYNWLCTWFCNPLTFDNSVND, from the exons atgtcacaacatcaagaCACATCTACTTCAAAAAATACTAAGTTTACTCAAAAGGTTAGCGCGCCTCCCATGGACATTCCCGATGATGAGATTCTGGATGTTGTTCCTCTCTCTGTTATTCCCTGTGAGGCCATTGATTTGAACCAACCCATTGATGCCTCAGCTTCTGCATGCACCAGTCAAGGTAACATCTCTAGTATCCCTTCTGGCTTAACTCCTGCCACTAATTCTAAGGAAGATATACACCACACTGATCGTGTtataagaaacctagtcactagaatc GATGGTAGCTCTGATGATCAAGAGGAAAGTTTACTTCATCGCCTAAAGCCAAGTGTGGCTAAACGTATGAAGACTAGAAAAGGAAGATCTGTGGCTGAACTTATGTCAGCTAGAAAAGCTAAGAAGACTGTTGGTATTggtccctccaaatcttggagcaaggttGAAGTAAAGAAGAGGAAG GATGGAGCtgccaagtggaaatttgtgattcaGAGAAGGGTGGTTGTGGAAAGGGAGTTGGGAAAAGATGTTGTTGATgtcaaggaggtcatggacctgataaAG gaattcattgtcaacatTCCTGAGGATATTGCTGATAAGAACAACAAGGAGTTCTGTAAGGTGTTTGTGAGGG GAAGAAAAATTGAGGGTGCAGGTGAATTGGAAGTTACaaacaatgaggtctgtagagaGATTACAGCTAGGCAGGTGAAAGGTGGGCCtattaaaaagcatcttcctACTGGGAAGTTGACTGTCAAGTATGATATCTTGCATAAAATAGGAGCTGCAAATTGG CATGCATCTACTAATGCAGTTAAGCTGCCTATTGCCTTTCCCTATATGATCTGTGGAATTATCTTGAATCAACACCCTGGTATCCTGTGCTCTAATGACTTACCTAGTCGAAGAAAACCTGCTCTGTCTGTGCACTATAAACTGTTTAAAGGCATTCGTGTCGaggatattgtcatgacatcttccatgaaaaagccagcctcaaaagTTGGAACTATTGTTGAGCTTAAggagacttgcaaagagctgggtgaagggataagggtagcaaccGCTAGAAAAAAATCGTTGGAAGCcttgattgcaagcttggagcagGATGAAGGtgaaaatattgaaaatgatAATGTCAACCATGAAGAAGAAgctgaagcccacacctctagtgagaggtctggTAACAACGATGACACAAGTGGCAATTATGTTTCTGGTGCTAATGAAGCT CTTGCTTACAACTGGTTATGTACTTGGTTTTGTAACCCTTTAACTTTTGATAATTCGGTTAATGActaa
- the LOC127131671 gene encoding secreted RxLR effector protein 161-like, which translates to MEPGTKLSKFDGGERVEAGKYRSLVGSLRYLTCTRPDISLSVGIVSRFMEEPVYTHWKALKRILRYIQGTMSLGMFYSNSDKYKLVGYSDSDWCGDIDDRKSNFGYVFFMVNTAFTWLSKKQPIVTLSTCEAEYVAASWCVCHAIWLRRLMSKMELEQKDATIIHVDNRSVIELAKNPVNHERSKHIDVHFHFIREHVKEGNVEFKHVASKDQAADIFTKPLSKEIFDRGKKLIGMMNRRNI; encoded by the coding sequence ATGGAACCAGGAACAAAACTGTCGAAATTTGATGGAGGAGAACGTGTCGAAGCAGGAAAATATCGAAGTTTGGTAGGAAGTCTTCGCTATCTCACATGTACAAGACCAGATATCTCATTAAGTGTAGGCATTGTAAGTCGATTCATGGAGGAGCCAGTTTACACACATTGGAAAGCATTGAAGCGAATTCTGAGGTACATCCAAGGAACAATGTCACTTGGGATGTTTTACTCGAATTCAGACAAATACAAGTTGGTTGGTTACTCTGACAGTGATTGGTGCGGAGACATAGACGATCGAAAAAGTAATTTTGGATATGTGTTTTTCATGGTAAATACTGCATTCACTTGGCTTTCTAAAAAGCAGCCAATAGTAACACTTTCGACATGTGAAGCAGAATATGTAGCAGCATCCTGGTGCGTTTGTCATGCAATATGGCTCAGAAGATTGATGAGTAAAATGGAGCTAGAACAGAAAGATGCTACAATAATACACGTTGACAACAGGTCAGTAATTGAGTTAGCAAAAAATCCAGTAAACCATGAAAGGAGCAAACACATTGACGTTCACTTCCACTTCATTCGAGAACACGTGAAGGAAGGAAATGTCGAATTTAAGCATGTAGCAAGTAAGGACCAAGCAGCagatattttcacaaaaccactatCAAAGGAAATCTTCGACAGAGGCAAGAAGTTGATAGGCATGATGAATAGAAGAAACATTTAA